A genomic segment from Lutibacter sp. A80 encodes:
- a CDS encoding RagB/SusD family nutrient uptake outer membrane protein, whose amino-acid sequence MKILKYINYRLFALLFLAIVSCDYLEYDETSFNRKDDVFTDFSRSKSFLTNIYSYLPTDFNSVDGAMRSSATDEAEHVLDLSDIQRFNEGRYSDLRPIDNVWGNMYSGIRAANMFIIETEGVEFLEDQYNESYAETIEQFKNYAYEARFLRAYFYFELVKRYKNIPLITDVLTSEEAINATQNSFNEVVDFIVSECDAIAEELPVNYEGFSSVGETGRATKGAALALKTRMLLYAASPLHNTANNTTLWVDAAEAAKSVLDLDAYTLEGNYADIVNNYLSSELIFERRQGTTNGFEQRNFPIGFEGGNTGTCPTQNLVDAYEMQATGLSIMDPASGYDPTNPYAGRDPRLAQTVLVNGAAWKGKTIESFVGGLNGAPIVNATKTGYYLKKYVIEDINLTPTNTTSREHTWVLFRLGEVLLNYAEAMNEAYGPENASTYGMTALDAVNKLRARVNMPNFPSGLSQSEFREKLQNERMVELAFEDHRFWDVRRWKIGNETTDIYGVKITRDAVSNTFNYQKSLIEVRAFEDRMNLYPIPKSEINKNSNLVQNTGW is encoded by the coding sequence ATGAAGATACTAAAATATATAAATTATCGACTATTTGCATTATTGTTTTTGGCAATAGTTAGTTGCGACTATTTAGAGTATGATGAAACCTCATTTAATCGTAAAGATGATGTGTTTACAGACTTTAGCCGTTCTAAAAGTTTTTTAACAAACATATATAGTTATTTGCCAACAGACTTTAATAGTGTAGATGGAGCAATGCGTTCTTCAGCTACAGATGAAGCTGAACATGTATTAGATTTATCGGATATTCAAAGATTTAATGAGGGTAGATATAGCGATTTAAGACCTATAGATAATGTGTGGGGAAATATGTATTCTGGAATTAGAGCTGCCAATATGTTTATTATTGAAACTGAAGGCGTTGAGTTTTTAGAAGATCAATACAATGAAAGTTATGCAGAAACTATTGAGCAGTTTAAAAACTATGCATATGAAGCACGTTTTTTAAGAGCTTATTTTTATTTTGAATTAGTAAAAAGATATAAAAATATACCACTTATTACCGATGTGTTAACTTCAGAAGAAGCTATAAATGCAACTCAAAATAGTTTTAACGAGGTTGTAGATTTTATTGTTAGTGAATGTGATGCAATTGCAGAAGAATTACCTGTAAATTACGAAGGTTTTTCTTCAGTTGGGGAAACAGGTAGAGCTACAAAAGGAGCTGCATTAGCGTTAAAAACACGTATGTTACTTTACGCTGCAAGTCCTTTACATAACACAGCTAATAATACAACTTTATGGGTTGATGCGGCTGAAGCTGCTAAATCTGTATTAGATTTAGATGCGTATACTTTAGAAGGTAATTATGCTGATATTGTAAACAATTATCTAAGTTCCGAATTAATTTTTGAACGTCGTCAAGGTACTACAAATGGATTTGAACAAAGAAATTTCCCAATAGGTTTTGAAGGAGGAAACACCGGAACTTGTCCTACACAAAATTTAGTTGATGCATATGAAATGCAAGCTACAGGACTTTCAATTATGGATCCAGCCTCAGGTTACGATCCAACAAATCCTTATGCTGGTAGAGATCCAAGGTTAGCACAAACTGTTCTTGTTAACGGTGCTGCCTGGAAAGGTAAAACTATAGAAAGTTTTGTTGGAGGTTTAAATGGCGCTCCAATTGTAAACGCAACTAAAACAGGGTATTATCTTAAAAAATATGTAATTGAAGATATAAATTTAACACCTACAAATACAACAAGTAGAGAACATACTTGGGTGTTATTTAGACTTGGTGAAGTATTATTGAATTATGCTGAAGCCATGAATGAGGCCTATGGACCTGAAAATGCTTCAACTTATGGAATGACAGCTTTAGATGCTGTAAATAAATTAAGAGCTAGAGTTAATATGCCAAACTTTCCAAGTGGTTTAAGCCAAAGTGAATTCCGTGAGAAATTACAGAACGAACGCATGGTAGAATTAGCTTTTGAAGATCACCGTTTTTGGGATGTTAGAAGATGGAAAATTGGAAATGAAACTACAGACATTTATGGGGTTAAAATTACTCGTGATGCTGTAAGTAATACTTTTAATTATCAAAAAAGTTTAATAGAAGTTAGAGCTTTTGAAGATCGTATGAATTTATATCCTATTCCTAAATCTGAAATAAATAAGAATTCAAATTTAGTTCAAAATACAGGTTGGTAA
- a CDS encoding glycoside hydrolase family protein, with translation MKVLIKIFIGFTLIFCSCENKNNDVFNFGEIENPEITSPTVDSLTVGKKGFAITTASGLWPERVSVLKAHWFYTWGDGYYEDLIPNNIEFVPMKWGQWNVNEAFLSSMKALKEAGKINYLLGFNEPDGAEQANMSVDKAIELWPILEEVGLPLGSPACVNSTGDWMQEFMQKANTNNLRVDFVTVHWYGGVSASSFINRLEETYSLYGKPIWITEFAPADWTASSPEDNKFNSEKVLNFMKEVLPQLEDLDYVHRYTWFSFGKNSAAGTYSALFNLDGTLTELGQFYADYKPNLDIELKN, from the coding sequence ATGAAAGTCTTAATTAAAATATTTATTGGTTTTACCTTAATATTCTGCTCTTGCGAGAATAAGAATAATGATGTGTTTAATTTTGGTGAAATAGAAAATCCTGAAATTACATCTCCAACAGTAGATTCTTTAACTGTTGGAAAGAAAGGATTTGCTATAACAACTGCATCTGGACTTTGGCCAGAAAGAGTTTCAGTTTTAAAAGCGCATTGGTTTTATACTTGGGGCGATGGTTATTATGAAGATTTAATTCCTAATAATATCGAATTTGTACCAATGAAATGGGGACAATGGAACGTAAACGAAGCGTTTTTATCAAGTATGAAAGCCCTAAAAGAAGCAGGTAAAATAAATTACTTGCTTGGTTTTAATGAGCCAGATGGTGCAGAACAAGCAAATATGTCTGTAGATAAAGCTATTGAACTTTGGCCAATACTTGAAGAAGTTGGACTGCCGTTAGGAAGTCCAGCGTGTGTAAATTCAACAGGAGATTGGATGCAAGAATTTATGCAAAAGGCTAATACAAATAATTTGAGAGTAGATTTTGTTACTGTGCATTGGTATGGTGGTGTTAGTGCAAGTTCATTTATCAATAGGTTAGAAGAAACTTATAGTTTATATGGAAAGCCAATTTGGATTACGGAGTTTGCTCCTGCTGATTGGACAGCATCATCACCAGAGGATAATAAATTTAATTCAGAAAAAGTATTAAATTTTATGAAAGAAGTTTTGCCACAATTAGAAGATCTTGATTATGTACATAGGTATACTTGGTTTTCTTTTGGTAAAAATTCGGCAGCAGGAACTTATTCTGCGCTCTTTAATTTAGATGGAACTCTTACCGAATTAGGGCAATTTTATGCAGATTATAAACCTAATTTAGATATAGAGCTTAAAAATTAA
- a CDS encoding aldose epimerase family protein, producing MSVKSQVFIPKWYLILLLILVFGCRVKEKNRESITSFKSEKIDLKTSLKAKDFEIDVNGVTTKFFVLTNKNGVEVTFTDYGQRLTSLMVPDKNGKFEDVVLGFKTLKKFITAKEKYFGSIIGRYGNRIADGKFSIDGTRYSLTVNNGNNHLHGGFKGFNNVMWKANQIADNEIEFLRISPDMEEGYPGNLKVRVHYLLTDKNELIIKYFAETDKATIVNLTHHSFFNLAGEGNGTINNHLLMINADSYTPVNKVSIPTGELRAVKGTPFDFTKLKAIGKEINIENNQLFIGKGYDQNFVLRNDLSKSSNKLTLAARVVEPISGRVMEVFTDEPGIQFYSGNFLGGGTIGKSGKPYGYRSAFCLETQHFPNAPNQPNFPSTLLRPGLMYTSTCIYKFDVIH from the coding sequence ATGAGTGTTAAATCACAAGTTTTTATCCCTAAATGGTATTTAATACTACTACTTATCTTAGTATTTGGCTGTAGAGTTAAAGAAAAAAATAGAGAATCAATTACCAGTTTTAAAAGTGAAAAAATAGATTTAAAAACAAGTTTAAAAGCTAAGGATTTTGAGATAGATGTAAACGGAGTTACAACTAAATTTTTTGTTTTAACTAATAAAAATGGTGTTGAAGTTACATTTACAGATTATGGGCAGCGATTGACATCATTAATGGTTCCTGATAAAAATGGGAAATTTGAAGATGTTGTTTTAGGTTTCAAAACTTTAAAAAAGTTTATTACAGCCAAAGAAAAATATTTTGGTTCAATAATTGGGCGTTATGGAAACAGAATTGCAGATGGGAAATTTTCAATAGATGGAACACGGTATAGTTTAACAGTAAATAATGGAAATAATCATTTACACGGAGGCTTTAAAGGTTTTAATAATGTAATGTGGAAGGCAAACCAAATTGCGGATAATGAAATTGAGTTTTTAAGAATTTCTCCAGATATGGAGGAAGGATATCCAGGGAATTTAAAAGTACGTGTGCATTATTTATTAACCGATAAAAATGAACTTATAATAAAATATTTTGCTGAAACTGATAAGGCTACTATTGTAAATTTGACACACCATTCATTTTTTAATTTGGCAGGTGAAGGTAATGGTACAATCAATAATCATTTACTTATGATAAATGCAGATTCATATACTCCAGTAAATAAGGTTTCAATTCCTACAGGAGAGTTACGAGCTGTTAAGGGAACTCCTTTTGATTTCACAAAATTAAAAGCAATTGGAAAAGAGATAAACATAGAAAATAATCAATTATTTATTGGTAAAGGATATGATCAAAATTTTGTTTTAAGGAACGATTTGTCTAAAAGTAGCAATAAACTTACTTTGGCGGCTAGAGTTGTAGAACCTATTAGTGGTAGAGTAATGGAAGTGTTTACAGATGAGCCAGGTATACAATTTTATAGTGGTAATTTTCTTGGTGGAGGAACTATTGGTAAAAGTGGAAAACCGTATGGATATAGAAGTGCTTTTTGTTTAGAAACACAACACTTTCCTAATGCCCCTAATCAACCTAATTTTCCTTCAACCTTATTAAGGCCAGGTTTAATGTATACATCAACTTGTATTTATAAATTTGATGTTATTCATTAA
- a CDS encoding gluconate 5-dehydrogenase, with protein sequence MSINLFDLTGKIALITGGTHGLGMAMAIGLGKAGATLVINGASSQEKLNNAIKKYKSLGLKAYGYLFDVTNESLVIKNINTIEKEVGTIDILINNAGIIKRTPLEEMEVTDFEQVIKVDLVSPFIVSKHVVKGMISRKEGKIINICSMMSELGRSTVGAYAAAKGGLKMLTQNMATEWAKHNIQINGIGPGYFATSQTAPIRVDGNPFNDFIIGRTPAGKWGDPNDLQGAAIFLSSKASNFVNGQVIYVDGGILATIGKPANED encoded by the coding sequence ATGTCTATAAACTTATTTGATTTAACAGGAAAAATAGCTTTAATAACTGGAGGCACACATGGTTTAGGAATGGCAATGGCAATTGGCTTAGGAAAAGCTGGAGCTACACTTGTAATTAATGGAGCTTCTTCTCAAGAAAAATTAAACAATGCAATAAAAAAATATAAATCTTTAGGTTTAAAAGCTTACGGATATCTTTTTGATGTTACAAATGAATCTTTAGTTATCAAAAACATTAACACCATTGAAAAAGAAGTAGGAACTATTGATATACTTATAAATAATGCCGGAATAATAAAAAGAACTCCTTTAGAAGAAATGGAAGTAACTGATTTTGAACAAGTCATAAAAGTTGATTTGGTAAGTCCTTTTATTGTTTCAAAACATGTTGTAAAAGGCATGATTTCCAGAAAAGAAGGTAAAATTATAAATATTTGCTCAATGATGAGTGAACTAGGAAGAAGCACTGTTGGTGCATATGCTGCAGCAAAAGGAGGGTTAAAAATGTTGACACAAAATATGGCTACCGAATGGGCAAAACATAATATTCAAATCAACGGAATTGGACCTGGGTATTTTGCTACAAGTCAAACAGCTCCTATTAGAGTGGATGGAAACCCTTTTAATGATTTTATTATAGGAAGAACACCCGCAGGCAAATGGGGAGACCCAAATGATTTACAAGGCGCAGCAATCTTTCTAAGTTCTAAGGCTAGTAATTTTGTTAACGGCCAAGTGATTTATGTAGATGGTGGTATTTTAGCTACTATTGGAAAACCCGCTAACGAAGATTAA
- a CDS encoding alpha/beta hydrolase — MNKNYIFFLLLLIMLPLHSQNKEKVYLWPDKTPNDIEFSEKTTETIISSGLITKITEVKYPSFTVYKPESISNGVGVIVCPGGGYNILAIDLEGTEVASNLAKLGYTVFLLKYSVPKKELDALNDLKRTIRIVRNDAEKYKIDEGKIGVLGFSAGGSLSARASTLYNKETYSEIDAIDSVSSRPDFSVLIYPAYLDKGENYSITPEINITKDTPPMFVFGTADDAHGNSCLVITKALNDVGVPVELHFLDEGGHGYGLREGNNAAETWPILLEKWLKKQR; from the coding sequence ATGAATAAGAATTATATTTTTTTTTTACTTCTATTAATAATGCTTCCGCTTCATTCACAAAATAAAGAAAAGGTTTATTTATGGCCAGATAAAACTCCTAATGATATTGAATTTTCTGAAAAAACAACTGAAACTATAATAAGTTCCGGGTTGATTACTAAAATTACGGAAGTAAAATACCCATCTTTTACTGTATATAAACCAGAATCAATTAGTAATGGTGTAGGTGTAATTGTTTGTCCTGGAGGAGGCTATAATATTTTAGCAATAGACCTAGAAGGGACTGAAGTTGCATCGAACTTAGCAAAATTAGGATATACAGTTTTTTTATTAAAATATAGTGTACCCAAAAAAGAATTAGATGCATTAAACGATTTAAAAAGAACTATTAGAATTGTTAGGAATGATGCTGAAAAATATAAAATAGATGAAGGTAAAATAGGTGTATTAGGTTTTTCTGCAGGTGGAAGTTTAAGTGCTAGAGCGAGTACGTTATATAATAAGGAAACATATTCTGAAATAGATGCAATAGATAGTGTTTCTAGTCGACCAGATTTTTCAGTATTAATATATCCTGCTTATTTAGACAAAGGTGAAAATTATTCCATAACTCCAGAAATTAATATTACTAAAGATACGCCTCCAATGTTTGTTTTTGGTACAGCAGATGATGCCCATGGAAATAGTTGTTTGGTAATAACAAAAGCGTTAAATGATGTTGGAGTTCCAGTTGAGTTACATTTTTTAGATGAAGGAGGGCATGGTTATGGTTTAAGAGAAGGGAATAATGCTGCTGAAACTTGGCCTATATTACTTGAAAAATGGTTAAAAAAACAAAGATAA
- a CDS encoding carbohydrate-binding family 9-like protein produces the protein MYKVKFINDALIKITGKADSPDWEKATVLTDFISAWDAEPVKKIEFRSLWSKENLFFCFKVYDNEVYIDKTDDTITSIGNSDRVELFFRTDAGLNPYYCLEIDPTPRIMDFKAYPNKEFDFEWNWPKKDILVKSQIEKEYFIVEGKVSIASLKSFGLIKNNKIESGIFRAKFNKSKGATYKPTWISWIDPNTETPNFHTPTSFGVLHLEH, from the coding sequence ATGTATAAAGTTAAATTTATTAATGACGCTTTAATAAAAATAACTGGAAAAGCAGATTCTCCTGATTGGGAGAAAGCAACTGTTTTAACAGATTTTATCTCTGCTTGGGATGCTGAACCAGTTAAAAAAATTGAGTTTAGATCTCTTTGGAGTAAAGAAAATCTATTTTTTTGTTTTAAAGTTTATGATAATGAAGTTTATATTGATAAAACAGATGATACAATAACCAGTATCGGTAATTCTGATAGAGTAGAATTATTTTTTAGAACAGATGCAGGTCTAAACCCATATTATTGTTTAGAAATAGATCCAACACCTAGAATTATGGATTTTAAGGCCTATCCGAATAAAGAATTTGATTTTGAATGGAATTGGCCTAAAAAAGATATTTTGGTAAAATCTCAAATAGAAAAAGAATATTTTATTGTTGAAGGTAAAGTAAGTATTGCATCGTTAAAAAGCTTTGGTTTAATTAAAAATAACAAGATAGAATCGGGTATTTTTAGAGCTAAATTTAATAAAAGCAAAGGAGCTACTTACAAACCAACATGGATTTCTTGGATTGATCCAAATACAGAAACACCAAATTTTCATACACCAACTTCTTTTGGAGTATTACACTTAGAACATTAG
- a CDS encoding hybrid sensor histidine kinase/response regulator transcription factor, translating into MKKNSLINPHNKKNTLLTTFLIVFLLLNSLISIGQEHSNFIHIEPVYNKKVLNISNIIEDNYGYIWMSYASGFLKYDGSNYYPTDINDIFKDRSSDDFISNLQKDFKNNIWISTRNGLVRICDTLGNFNELDALKGKKIQLVSTTSKESVLLATKQGEIYSYNYTNPQLEKITTIPDIAHNVSEILNIVTTDNGELFISTDKGKIFQYSPKNYKLSTLDSPFSDFPGNIKITKDLSNKLWIGTESYGLFVYDINSKKFIQETLFKAPFYNIKKEMFIRLYCDSKGYIWAGTDGGGLYKVDSNHGIIQLYTHQNTNKFSLRSNSIIAIYEDSHENIWVASNYGGLNILPEVNNKIKYYDGSDTNTPSRILSIYKTKNGTIWAGTDGTGITKITPNKDGTTSKKQYFSTNKLKKGFYIQSITEDNQENIWFGTYKNSLWHYNSQKNSFKNIEIKNSLNQKATDVRVVYTDSKQRIWVGSNLSLNVYSSKQKLLASFENNTHGLKGFVAESIIEDANGTIWVGYYKGGLFKFEENIKNLTNSKFEYISYYNETKYPNDILGVKSMELDELGILWLINSHGKLVKFDPNTHKYNSLQNNRLLNSFDIRAVLAENNTNLWLSTSNGILHFNFKDSATTKFQIIDGLQDNVFMSRSAIKDKETLYFGGINGFNSFKPSDITKKELKPKLYINSIEILNQPATSLIPNQINSSIEHLKKITLTPNQSSFSFRFSAFDNVLNTNYRYAYRLLGFNNTWIPVTKEQLATYTNIPSGNYTFEVKASSKNGDWDIAPKKIAIEITQPLWNTPLAHFFYLFLFIVTVLIIIKWYELKKKIISDKISYDKEKELHTLKMNFFAKMSHEIQTPLTLILSPIDSMLQRAEDNGNLLLKQRLQIISNNVKRLSRIVFELTTVRNKELERTRLLVTKNNLYEDLNDITLSFKEQARLKHIDFSLNCPQNLAEAWYDKEKIEHIIYNLLSNAFKFTPKEGNIQLIATPINNKNSIKIYVKDSGPGIEEEELNDIFTLFYQSKTGIQSKGSGIGLALTKELIEIHRGKIEVTSNSMEGTTFIITFPVTKEAYLKEERIIPELKITPDKEESIKSTPISTKKHNKTILIVEDNLELQHLLKDLLSNTYNIILTENGNEGYIAANNHHPDLILSDIMMPEVDGIEMCKMLQENKLTKHIPIILLTAKNSTKSKILGLESGAIEFINKPFNTNELLLKINNIIVSTEHIISNLKKEIINNPTINVDKSNDDIFLENLITAINSKIEDPNFRVEDLSEALSMSYSTLYRKCQALTGEGLVELVRLLRLKKAAIVIAKYGYSISEAAYISGFNDPKYFSKCFKKHFGKTPNTFKKEALQIGSEKYLKKYKLDVSIIKE; encoded by the coding sequence ATGAAAAAAAACAGTTTGATAAATCCTCATAACAAAAAAAACACATTATTAACTACTTTTTTAATAGTGTTTTTGTTATTAAACAGTTTAATTAGTATTGGACAAGAGCACTCCAATTTTATACATATAGAACCCGTATACAATAAAAAAGTTTTAAATATTAGTAATATTATTGAAGACAATTACGGATATATTTGGATGAGTTATGCTTCTGGTTTTCTAAAATATGACGGATCTAATTATTACCCTACAGATATTAATGATATTTTTAAAGATAGAAGTTCTGACGATTTTATTTCTAACTTACAAAAAGATTTTAAAAATAATATTTGGATTAGTACTAGGAATGGACTTGTGCGTATTTGCGATACCTTAGGAAACTTTAATGAACTAGATGCCCTAAAAGGTAAAAAAATTCAATTGGTATCTACAACTTCTAAGGAATCTGTTTTACTGGCCACAAAGCAAGGTGAAATTTACAGCTATAATTACACAAATCCGCAATTAGAAAAAATAACCACTATTCCAGATATAGCTCATAATGTTTCAGAAATTTTAAATATTGTAACAACAGATAATGGTGAATTATTTATAAGTACAGATAAAGGTAAAATTTTTCAATATTCTCCTAAAAACTACAAATTAAGTACTTTGGATAGTCCCTTTTCAGATTTCCCTGGAAATATTAAAATTACCAAAGACCTAAGCAATAAATTATGGATTGGTACAGAATCTTATGGATTATTTGTCTATGATATTAATTCTAAAAAATTTATTCAAGAAACACTTTTCAAAGCTCCTTTTTACAATATTAAAAAAGAAATGTTTATCAGACTATATTGCGATAGCAAAGGTTACATTTGGGCTGGAACCGATGGTGGCGGATTGTATAAAGTAGACTCTAACCACGGTATTATACAACTTTACACACATCAAAACACTAATAAATTTTCTTTAAGAAGTAATTCTATTATTGCAATTTATGAAGATTCACATGAAAATATTTGGGTAGCTTCAAACTACGGAGGACTCAATATTTTACCCGAAGTTAATAATAAAATTAAGTACTATGATGGTTCCGACACAAATACACCTTCTAGAATTCTATCTATTTACAAAACAAAAAATGGAACTATATGGGCAGGTACAGACGGAACAGGTATAACTAAAATTACACCAAATAAAGATGGCACAACTTCTAAAAAACAATACTTTTCTACTAATAAATTAAAAAAAGGATTCTACATACAATCAATTACAGAAGATAATCAAGAAAATATTTGGTTTGGAACTTATAAAAATAGTTTGTGGCATTACAATTCTCAAAAAAATTCTTTTAAAAATATTGAAATTAAAAATTCATTAAACCAAAAAGCTACAGATGTTAGAGTTGTATATACAGACTCTAAACAAAGGATATGGGTAGGTTCAAATTTATCGCTTAATGTATATTCTAGCAAGCAAAAATTACTTGCCAGTTTTGAAAATAATACGCACGGTCTTAAAGGATTTGTTGCAGAAAGCATTATAGAAGATGCAAACGGAACTATTTGGGTTGGATATTACAAAGGTGGACTTTTTAAATTTGAAGAAAATATAAAAAATCTTACCAACTCTAAATTCGAATATATTAGCTATTATAATGAAACTAAATACCCAAATGATATTCTTGGAGTTAAATCTATGGAATTGGATGAATTAGGTATTTTATGGTTAATAAACTCGCACGGGAAACTAGTAAAATTTGACCCAAACACACACAAATACAATTCGTTACAAAATAACAGATTACTTAATTCTTTTGACATAAGAGCTGTATTGGCAGAAAATAATACAAATTTATGGTTAAGTACTTCAAACGGAATTTTACACTTTAATTTTAAAGACTCTGCAACAACAAAATTTCAAATTATTGATGGTTTACAAGACAATGTGTTTATGAGTAGAAGTGCTATAAAAGATAAAGAAACATTATATTTTGGTGGTATTAATGGTTTCAATAGTTTTAAACCTTCAGATATCACAAAAAAAGAATTAAAGCCTAAATTGTATATCAATTCAATTGAAATATTAAATCAACCTGCAACTTCTCTAATCCCTAATCAAATAAATTCGAGTATTGAACATCTAAAAAAAATAACATTAACACCTAATCAATCTTCGTTTTCATTTCGATTTTCAGCATTTGATAATGTACTAAACACAAATTACCGTTATGCATATCGCTTATTAGGGTTTAACAACACTTGGATTCCTGTTACTAAAGAACAACTTGCTACTTACACAAATATCCCTTCTGGAAATTATACCTTTGAAGTAAAAGCAAGTTCTAAAAATGGTGATTGGGATATTGCTCCAAAAAAAATTGCAATAGAAATTACACAACCACTTTGGAATACACCTCTTGCTCATTTCTTCTATTTATTCTTATTTATAGTTACTGTATTAATAATTATAAAATGGTACGAGCTAAAAAAGAAAATAATTTCAGATAAAATTAGTTATGACAAAGAGAAGGAGTTACACACCTTAAAAATGAACTTTTTCGCCAAAATGTCTCATGAAATTCAAACACCTCTAACACTCATTTTAAGTCCAATTGACAGTATGTTACAGAGGGCTGAAGATAACGGAAACTTATTATTAAAACAACGTTTACAAATAATCTCTAATAATGTAAAACGTTTATCTAGAATTGTTTTTGAACTCACCACTGTTAGAAATAAAGAATTAGAAAGAACACGTTTACTCGTTACTAAAAATAATTTATATGAAGATTTAAATGATATTACGCTTTCTTTTAAAGAACAAGCACGTTTAAAACATATTGACTTTAGTTTAAATTGTCCACAAAATCTTGCCGAAGCTTGGTACGATAAAGAAAAAATTGAACATATTATTTATAACTTACTTTCTAACGCGTTTAAATTTACTCCTAAGGAAGGAAATATACAACTAATTGCAACTCCTATAAATAACAAAAACTCCATTAAAATATATGTTAAAGATTCAGGGCCTGGTATAGAAGAAGAAGAATTGAATGATATATTTACACTTTTTTACCAATCTAAAACAGGTATACAATCTAAAGGTTCTGGTATTGGCTTAGCATTAACTAAAGAATTAATTGAAATACATAGAGGTAAAATTGAAGTTACTTCAAATAGTATGGAAGGCACAACTTTTATTATTACTTTTCCAGTTACTAAAGAGGCTTATTTAAAAGAGGAACGCATTATTCCAGAACTAAAAATAACACCTGATAAAGAAGAAAGTATAAAATCTACACCAATAAGTACTAAAAAACACAATAAAACAATCTTAATTGTTGAAGATAATTTAGAATTACAACACCTTTTAAAAGACCTACTTTCAAATACGTATAATATTATTTTAACCGAAAATGGTAACGAAGGATATATAGCTGCTAATAATCATCATCCAGACCTTATTTTAAGCGATATTATGATGCCCGAAGTTGATGGTATTGAAATGTGTAAAATGTTACAAGAAAATAAACTAACAAAGCACATTCCAATTATTTTATTAACAGCAAAAAACTCTACTAAATCTAAAATTTTAGGTTTAGAATCTGGGGCTATAGAATTTATAAACAAACCATTTAACACCAACGAATTATTACTTAAAATAAATAATATAATTGTTTCTACCGAACATATTATTTCAAACTTAAAAAAAGAAATAATTAATAACCCCACCATTAACGTAGATAAATCTAATGATGATATTTTTCTTGAAAATTTAATAACAGCTATCAATTCAAAAATTGAAGATCCAAATTTTAGAGTTGAAGATTTATCTGAAGCATTGAGCATGAGTTATTCAACGCTTTACAGAAAATGCCAAGCCTTAACAGGTGAAGGTTTGGTTGAATTAGTTAGGCTATTGCGTTTAAAAAAAGCAGCCATTGTAATTGCAAAATACGGATATAGTATTTCTGAAGCTGCATATATTTCGGGCTTTAATGATCCAAAATATTTTTCTAAATGTTTTAAAAAACATTTTGGAAAAACACCTAATACCTTTAAAAAAGAAGCTTTGCAAATAGGTTCAGAAAAATACCTAAAAAAATATAAATTAGATGTTAGTATTATAAAAGAATAA